A DNA window from Sphingobacteriaceae bacterium contains the following coding sequences:
- a CDS encoding universal stress protein has translation MTSGKTDESILVCVYYGPNGERLIRRGCQLARMLNCPLYVLTVEPQAEEDLDLEKVQSLSRLRQIAEEHGAREYIIKYNEQRPVAHVIHEVVKEKNITQIVIGQTAQSRWKEITKGSFVNVLLHEVPFVDIHIVAIPREMETENGAFEKGVRGYLVKDEKGYRLSFRGGPGKVYEGVFYKELGTDFNNGIFRLVRNDEEMEVRIVDGQVGEKDLELLMK, from the coding sequence TTGACCAGCGGCAAGACGGACGAGAGTATTCTGGTATGCGTCTACTACGGTCCCAACGGCGAACGGCTGATCCGCAGGGGCTGCCAGCTTGCCCGGATGCTCAACTGCCCCTTGTACGTTCTGACCGTTGAGCCTCAGGCCGAAGAAGATCTGGACCTGGAGAAGGTGCAGTCCCTTTCCCGCCTGCGCCAGATCGCCGAAGAGCACGGCGCCAGGGAATACATCATCAAGTACAACGAGCAACGGCCGGTGGCCCACGTCATCCACGAAGTGGTCAAGGAGAAGAACATCACCCAGATCGTCATCGGCCAGACGGCCCAGAGCCGCTGGAAGGAAATCACCAAAGGCTCCTTCGTCAACGTGCTGCTGCATGAGGTGCCCTTTGTGGACATCCACATCGTGGCCATTCCCCGGGAGATGGAGACGGAGAACGGGGCCTTCGAAAAGGGTGTAAGGGGCTACCTGGTCAAGGACGAAAAGGGCTACCGCCTGAGCTTCAGGGGCGGCCCCGGCAAGGTCTACGAAGGCGTCTTCTACAAGGAGTTGGGCACCGACTTCAACAACGGCATCTTCCGCCTCGTCCGCAACGACGAAGAGATGGAAGTCCGCATCGTAGACGGCCAGGTGGGCGAGAAGGATTTGGAGTTGTTGATGAAATAA
- a CDS encoding Na+/H+ antiporter subunit A, with protein MRLLGLHLPIAIPFLIALVVPFLFRIFRQIHTGWFVILVPLALFGHFLRFLPVDNAEPVQGSLAWIKALDIHFAARLDGLALLFALIITGMGILVVLYSIYYMDKETEALGNFYAYMMLFMGSMLGVVLSDNLIVLYTFWEITSVSSFLLIGYWHQRRKARYGAQKSMMITVFGGFAMLLGFIGLHAISGTFSISAMTATAGEMAGHPFFIPAMLLILLGAFTKSAQLPFHIWLPDAMEAPTPISAYLHSATMVKAGVFLVARLTPVFGARPEWAWIVMLVGLATLFWGSFSAVRQHDLKAMLAYSTVSQLGLIMAVLGAGAMALGPSAGAEGALMAVGAILAALFHLVNHSVFKGSLFMVVGILDHETGSRDLRRLSGLMGVMPVSFTIALVGALSMAGLPPLGGFLSKEMFFTGILDAARSTGWIWATLLPLAAWVASVFTFVYCMVLILRPFTGPYRPEVHDKRPREAPLGMLLAPAVLAVLAVGFFFFPNALVAGLVGPAVGAVLPGLVPAGEPFPVQIQAWHGLNTELFMTLGVIALGAVLYSQLPRWSAVYDWLPARISLNNFYDGSQVWGERLGRRVTRTYMTGYLAHYLSYIFLAVIGLVGGSLLLLNAFSLDASSNSPISIYELMLGLAVVAAAVAIIFSRSRLTSIISLSAVGLTVSLFYVVFRAPDLALTQLVVETISTGLFLLCFYFLPRMPKALPSVPVHAINALIAVGVGTTLTLIGLSAQGYQVFEPIASYFERSDELAGALNMVNALLVDFRGFDTMLESVVLFAAGIGVYALIKLRQAKAEGEGS; from the coding sequence ATGCGGTTGCTCGGTCTGCACCTGCCTATTGCCATACCGTTTCTTATTGCCCTGGTTGTCCCCTTCCTCTTTCGCATTTTCCGACAAATCCATACAGGCTGGTTCGTAATACTGGTTCCCCTGGCCCTGTTCGGCCATTTCCTCCGGTTCCTGCCGGTCGATAATGCGGAGCCCGTCCAAGGCAGCCTTGCCTGGATAAAGGCCCTGGACATCCATTTCGCCGCCCGGCTGGACGGCTTGGCCCTGCTCTTCGCCCTCATCATCACGGGCATGGGAATTTTGGTAGTATTGTACTCCATCTACTACATGGACAAGGAAACGGAAGCCCTGGGCAATTTCTACGCCTACATGATGCTGTTCATGGGCTCCATGCTGGGTGTCGTCCTGTCCGACAACCTGATAGTCCTCTACACCTTTTGGGAGATAACCAGCGTTTCCTCCTTTTTGCTCATCGGCTACTGGCATCAGCGGCGCAAGGCCCGGTATGGCGCCCAGAAGTCCATGATGATCACCGTGTTCGGCGGCTTCGCCATGCTGCTGGGCTTCATCGGGCTCCACGCCATCTCAGGCACCTTCAGCATCAGCGCCATGACTGCCACGGCGGGGGAGATGGCCGGGCATCCCTTCTTCATACCGGCCATGCTGCTCATCCTTTTGGGGGCCTTCACCAAGTCGGCCCAACTGCCCTTCCACATCTGGCTGCCTGACGCCATGGAAGCGCCCACGCCCATCAGCGCCTATCTCCACTCGGCCACCATGGTGAAGGCCGGGGTCTTTCTGGTGGCCCGCCTCACGCCGGTGTTCGGCGCCCGCCCGGAATGGGCGTGGATCGTCATGCTGGTGGGCCTGGCCACCTTGTTCTGGGGCTCCTTCTCCGCCGTGCGCCAGCACGACCTGAAGGCTATGCTGGCCTACTCCACCGTGAGCCAGTTGGGCCTCATCATGGCGGTGCTGGGCGCCGGCGCCATGGCCCTGGGCCCCTCGGCGGGGGCGGAAGGGGCCCTCATGGCCGTGGGCGCCATCCTGGCGGCCTTGTTCCACCTGGTGAACCATTCGGTTTTCAAGGGGAGCCTGTTCATGGTGGTGGGCATCTTGGACCACGAGACGGGCTCCCGGGATCTGCGCCGCCTCAGCGGGCTCATGGGCGTAATGCCGGTGTCCTTCACCATCGCCCTCGTAGGGGCCTTGTCCATGGCCGGGCTGCCCCCGTTGGGCGGCTTCCTCAGCAAGGAGATGTTTTTCACCGGCATCTTGGACGCCGCCCGGTCCACCGGCTGGATCTGGGCTACGCTGCTGCCCCTGGCCGCCTGGGTCGCCAGCGTCTTTACCTTTGTGTATTGTATGGTGCTGATTTTGCGGCCGTTCACCGGGCCCTACCGGCCGGAAGTGCATGACAAGCGGCCCCGGGAGGCGCCCCTGGGGATGCTCCTGGCGCCGGCGGTGCTGGCGGTTCTGGCGGTGGGCTTCTTTTTCTTTCCCAACGCCTTGGTGGCCGGCCTGGTGGGGCCGGCGGTGGGGGCGGTGCTGCCGGGCCTGGTGCCCGCCGGGGAGCCCTTCCCCGTGCAGATTCAAGCCTGGCACGGGCTGAACACCGAGCTTTTCATGACTTTGGGCGTCATCGCCCTGGGGGCGGTGCTGTACAGCCAGCTGCCCCGCTGGTCGGCGGTGTACGACTGGCTGCCGGCCCGCATCTCCTTGAACAATTTCTACGACGGCAGCCAGGTCTGGGGCGAGCGCCTGGGCCGGCGGGTGACCCGGACCTACATGACCGGCTATTTGGCCCACTACCTGTCGTACATCTTCCTGGCCGTCATCGGCCTGGTGGGCGGCTCCCTGCTGCTGCTCAACGCCTTCTCCCTGGACGCGTCGAGCAACTCGCCCATCAGCATTTACGAATTGATGCTGGGGCTGGCGGTGGTGGCGGCGGCGGTGGCCATCATCTTCAGCCGGTCCCGGCTGACGTCCATCATCTCCTTGAGCGCCGTGGGCCTTACCGTCTCATTGTTTTACGTGGTCTTCCGGGCGCCGGACCTGGCCTTGACCCAGCTGGTGGTGGAGACCATTTCCACGGGCTTGTTCCTGCTGTGCTTCTACTTCCTGCCCCGGATGCCCAAGGCCCTGCCCAGTGTGCCGGTCCACGCCATCAACGCCCTTATCGCCGTGGGGGTGGGGACCACCTTGACGCTAATCGGCCTGTCGGCCCAGGGCTACCAGGTGTTCGAGCCCATCGCCTCCTATTTCGAACGGTCCGATGAACTGGCCGGCGCCTTGAACATGGTCAACGCCCTGCTGGTGGATTTCCGCGGCTTCGATACGATGTTGGAGAGCGTGGTCTTGTTCGCGGCAGGCATCGGCGTCTACGCCCTGATCAAGCTGCGCCAGGCCAAGGCCGAGGGGGAGGGCTCGTGA
- a CDS encoding Na(+)/H(+) antiporter subunit B: MRFTDVILQTATKVLIFIILAFAVYILLAGHNHPGGGFIAGLITASGFVLLYIAFGQQFVAAGLPLDFKKVGAAGLLISVLTGTGALLFGAPFLQHGVVAVHVPAFGRVDIATAMIFDVGVYLAVVGTTMTIITSIANDG, encoded by the coding sequence GTGAGGTTCACCGACGTCATCCTGCAAACGGCCACCAAGGTGCTGATTTTCATCATCCTGGCCTTCGCCGTCTACATCCTGCTGGCTGGCCACAACCATCCCGGGGGCGGCTTCATCGCCGGCCTCATCACGGCGTCGGGCTTCGTCCTGCTGTACATCGCCTTCGGCCAGCAGTTCGTGGCGGCGGGCCTGCCCCTGGATTTCAAGAAGGTGGGGGCCGCCGGCCTCCTCATCTCCGTGCTGACGGGGACCGGCGCGCTGCTCTTCGGGGCGCCCTTCCTGCAGCACGGGGTGGTGGCGGTACACGTACCCGCCTTCGGCCGGGTGGACATCGCCACGGCCATGATTTTCGACGTGGGTGTCTACCTGGCGGTGGTGGGCACCACCATGACCATCATCACTTCCATCGCCAACGACGGCTGA
- a CDS encoding Na(+)/H(+) antiporter subunit C, with protein sequence MEIFITIVAGILITIGTYLALSRMVLRIILGLSLFTHGSHLMMMAINGLKKGAAPLVREGVTQYTDPVPQALILTSIVISFALTALYLVLAYRTYVVLGTDDMTQLKGQEYE encoded by the coding sequence GTGGAGATTTTCATCACCATTGTTGCGGGAATCCTCATAACCATCGGTACATATCTGGCGCTGAGCCGGATGGTGCTGCGGATCATCCTGGGGCTTTCCCTGTTCACCCACGGCTCCCACCTGATGATGATGGCCATCAACGGGCTGAAGAAGGGCGCGGCGCCCCTGGTGCGGGAGGGGGTCACCCAGTACACCGACCCCGTGCCCCAGGCTTTGATCCTGACTTCCATCGTCATCAGCTTTGCCTTGACGGCCTTATACCTGGTCCTGGCCTACCGCACCTACGTGGTGCTGGGCACCGATGACATGACCCAGTTGAAGGGGCAGGAATATGAATAA
- a CDS encoding Na+/H+ antiporter subunit D, with translation MNNLVVMPLLIPLLAGIVLVFIPGRVQLQKWIAGLAALLTLAASLALVGRVSREGIQVLSLGSWEAPYGIALVADMLSSLLVATASVVALACVLYGYGAFDEGRLRTYVYPFIMLLLCGVNGSFLTGDLFNLFVCFEVMLVASYVLISLGGGRLQLRESIKYVVVNMVSSTVFFVAIAYMYSITGTLNMAHLSQRVAAAGQDGLMTTVGLLFLIVFGTKSALFLYIWLPGSYRVPPAPVAALFAALLTKVGIYTILRMFTLIFYHQPQFTHTALIWLAGITMLLGALGAISHGHIRKILAYNIIVSVGFIVFGIGVLHRTALAGALFYLMHDMIAKALVYIIGLALAGTAQLGESNESSPFRPWLGWLFFLTALAIAGVPPLSGFVGKLMILQGGVANEYYVMAGVGLLTSLMVLYSLMKVFINGFWAERPMGEGEPPSTGREALAPGVMLAVLVIGLGLGADWVMDLVQQAADVMVDPSVYIEAVLGGATP, from the coding sequence ATGAATAACCTGGTGGTCATGCCCCTTCTCATCCCGTTGCTGGCGGGCATCGTGCTGGTCTTCATCCCGGGCCGGGTGCAGCTGCAGAAGTGGATCGCCGGCTTGGCGGCCCTTTTGACCCTGGCGGCGTCTCTGGCCCTGGTCGGGCGGGTTTCCCGCGAGGGCATTCAAGTTTTGAGCCTGGGAAGCTGGGAGGCGCCCTACGGCATCGCCCTGGTGGCCGACATGCTGTCGAGCCTCCTGGTGGCCACGGCGTCGGTGGTGGCCCTGGCCTGCGTGCTGTACGGCTACGGCGCCTTCGACGAGGGGCGGCTCCGCACCTACGTCTATCCCTTCATCATGTTGCTCCTGTGCGGTGTCAACGGCTCCTTCCTCACCGGCGACCTGTTCAACTTGTTTGTCTGCTTCGAGGTCATGCTGGTGGCCTCGTACGTCTTGATCAGCCTGGGCGGCGGGCGCCTGCAGCTGCGGGAATCCATTAAATACGTCGTGGTGAACATGGTGTCGTCCACGGTGTTTTTCGTGGCCATCGCCTACATGTACTCCATCACCGGGACGCTGAACATGGCCCACCTGTCCCAGCGGGTGGCGGCGGCGGGCCAGGACGGGCTGATGACCACGGTGGGGCTGCTGTTCCTCATCGTCTTCGGCACCAAGTCGGCTTTGTTTCTATACATCTGGCTGCCCGGGTCCTACCGGGTGCCGCCGGCGCCGGTGGCGGCCTTGTTCGCGGCTTTGCTGACCAAGGTGGGGATCTACACCATCCTGCGCATGTTCACCCTGATTTTCTACCACCAGCCGCAGTTCACCCACACGGCTTTGATCTGGTTGGCGGGCATCACCATGCTGCTGGGGGCTCTGGGCGCCATCTCCCACGGTCACATTAGGAAGATTCTGGCCTACAACATCATTGTTTCGGTGGGCTTCATCGTCTTCGGCATCGGGGTGCTGCACCGGACGGCCTTGGCCGGGGCCCTGTTCTACTTGATGCACGACATGATCGCCAAAGCCCTGGTCTACATCATCGGCCTGGCCCTGGCGGGCACGGCCCAGCTGGGGGAGAGCAACGAGTCGTCGCCCTTCCGGCCGTGGCTGGGGTGGCTGTTCTTCCTGACGGCCTTGGCCATCGCCGGGGTGCCGCCCTTGAGCGGTTTCGTGGGGAAGCTGATGATCCTCCAGGGCGGTGTGGCCAACGAGTATTATGTAATGGCCGGCGTTGGCCTCCTCACCAGTCTGATGGTGCTGTATTCCTTGATGAAAGTTTTCATCAACGGCTTCTGGGCGGAACGGCCCATGGGGGAGGGTGAGCCGCCCTCCACGGGGCGGGAAGCCCTGGCTCCCGGCGTCATGCTGGCGGTGCTGGTCATCGGCCTGGGCTTGGGAGCCGACTGGGTGATGGACCTGGTCCAGCAGGCCGCCGATGTCATGGTAGACCCGTCGGTGTACATCGAGGCGGTTTTGGGCGGCGCTACGCCATAG
- a CDS encoding Na+/H+ antiporter subunit E — MTFQILLNLIVALVWMMFHNSWSFLSFFTGYLVGLLFVFLMRRFFNRPFYGTKVVAVGKLLWLFIVELFKSTFVVIGQVTRPRLNIRPGIFRVRTKLKSDWEITALSYLITLTPGSVVMEVDPAQGIMYIHGMDADEFKSSILASKRRFEQAIKEVAR, encoded by the coding sequence GTGACCTTTCAAATCCTGCTGAACCTCATCGTAGCCCTGGTGTGGATGATGTTCCACAACTCGTGGAGCTTCTTGAGCTTTTTCACCGGCTACCTGGTGGGCCTGCTTTTCGTCTTCCTGATGCGGCGGTTCTTCAACCGTCCCTTCTACGGCACCAAGGTGGTGGCCGTGGGGAAGCTCCTCTGGCTGTTCATCGTGGAGCTGTTCAAGTCTACCTTTGTTGTGATCGGCCAGGTGACCCGGCCCCGGCTGAACATCCGGCCCGGCATCTTCCGGGTGCGGACCAAGTTGAAGTCCGATTGGGAGATTACCGCCCTTTCCTATTTGATCACCTTGACGCCGGGGTCGGTGGTCATGGAGGTGGACCCGGCCCAAGGCATCATGTACATCCACGGCATGGACGCCGACGAGTTCAAGAGCAGCATTCTGGCCTCCAAGCGCAGATTTGAGCAGGCCATCAAGGAGGTGGCCCGGTGA
- a CDS encoding Na(+)/H(+) antiporter subunit F1, which translates to MNLTPFWYTALAVLSLSVIIALYRVIKGPSLQDRILALDSISYTIVGMVGVLSIIMDTQVYLDIILLIGILAFLSTTSLCRFIERGVVIERGGD; encoded by the coding sequence GTGAACCTGACACCCTTCTGGTACACGGCCCTGGCGGTGCTTAGCCTGTCGGTCATCATCGCCCTTTACCGGGTGATCAAAGGGCCGTCGCTGCAGGATCGGATTCTGGCCCTGGATTCCATCAGCTACACCATCGTGGGCATGGTGGGCGTTCTGTCCATCATCATGGATACCCAGGTTTACCTGGACATCATCTTGCTCATCGGCATCCTGGCCTTTTTGAGCACCACTTCTCTGTGCCGGTTCATCGAACGAGGGGTCGTGATCGAACGTGGCGGCGATTAA
- the mnhG gene encoding monovalent cation/H(+) antiporter subunit G — MAAIKVLVLVLVLFGTALSALSSLGFLRLPDVYTRAHAATKSTTLGILSILMAAFIHFWIMHDVINVRLLLGIVFVFLTAPIAGHLIIRSAHRSGVDLSDISVQDDLETDLAKQAELTQGQPLVRQGFE, encoded by the coding sequence GTGGCGGCGATTAAGGTTTTGGTGCTGGTGCTGGTGCTGTTCGGGACGGCCCTGTCGGCCTTGAGCAGCTTGGGCTTCCTGCGGCTGCCCGATGTGTACACCCGGGCCCATGCGGCCACCAAGAGCACCACCCTGGGCATCTTGAGCATCTTGATGGCGGCCTTCATTCATTTCTGGATCATGCACGACGTGATCAACGTGCGGCTGCTGCTGGGCATCGTCTTTGTGTTCCTGACGGCACCCATCGCAGGGCATCTCATCATCCGCTCGGCCCACCGGTCGGGCGTCGACCTGTCCGACATCAGCGTCCAGGACGACTTGGAGACCGACCTGGCCAAGCAGGCCGAGTTGACCCAGGGCCAGCCCTTGGTGCGGCAGGGGTTTGAGTAG
- the upp gene encoding uracil phosphoribosyltransferase, with product MAQVHLIDHPLVQHQLTILRDKETPPEQFRPLVKELSLLLAYEAARNLPTTETELETPVGPTRGVRLAGPVCLVPILRAGLAMADGILRLFPNARVGHIGLYRDPDTTQPVTYYSSFPPDVKNLPILVLDPMLATGGSAVAGVRMVKEAGGQAISFLALVAAPEGIAAFHRAHPDVPVYTAAVDQGLNDKAYIVPGLGDAGDRLYGT from the coding sequence ATGGCTCAAGTCCACCTAATCGACCATCCCCTGGTCCAGCACCAACTGACCATCCTGCGGGATAAGGAGACGCCGCCCGAGCAGTTCCGGCCTTTGGTGAAAGAACTGTCCCTACTGCTGGCTTATGAGGCCGCCCGGAACCTGCCCACCACGGAAACCGAACTGGAAACGCCCGTCGGCCCCACCCGGGGAGTGCGCCTGGCCGGGCCTGTCTGCCTGGTACCCATCCTCCGGGCCGGCCTGGCCATGGCCGACGGCATCCTGCGCCTCTTCCCCAACGCCCGGGTGGGCCACATCGGTCTGTACCGGGATCCCGACACCACCCAGCCGGTGACTTACTACAGCAGCTTCCCGCCGGACGTGAAAAACCTGCCCATACTGGTGCTGGATCCCATGCTGGCCACCGGCGGCTCCGCCGTGGCCGGGGTTCGCATGGTCAAAGAAGCCGGCGGGCAGGCCATCTCCTTCCTGGCCCTGGTGGCGGCGCCCGAAGGCATCGCCGCCTTCCACAGAGCCCATCCCGACGTGCCGGTCTACACCGCCGCCGTCGACCAAGGGCTCAACGACAAAGCCTACATTGTCCCTGGACTGGGAGATGCCGGCGACCGGCTGTACGGAACCTGA